The following coding sequences are from one Tachysurus vachellii isolate PV-2020 chromosome 7, HZAU_Pvac_v1, whole genome shotgun sequence window:
- the LOC132849198 gene encoding ribonuclease inhibitor-like, whose product MSDLLRSSVDKALQSENGHLDLFLRFLLGLSLETNQTLLRDLMPQTGSRSHSKQETVKYIKEMIRENPSPEKSINLFHCLNELNDHSLVQEVQTYLNRGGDSRLSDTRLSPAQWSALVFVLLTSEQELDAFNLSKYDESDEGLLKLLPVVKASREAVLFQCNLTEESCRVLSSVLSSNSTSLRELDLGNNKLLQDSGVELLSDGLKNPYCTLEKLRMCDCSITDEGCAALASALRTNSSSHLRELNLYDNNPGESGVKLLSDLLEGSTL is encoded by the exons ATGTCTGATCTCCTCAGGAGTTCAGTGGACAAGGCCTTACAGAGTGAGAATGGACACCTGGACCTGTTCCTCCGCTTccttctgggtctctcactggagACCAATCAGACTCTCCTACGAGACTTAAtgccacagacaggaagcagatctcacagcaaacaggaaacagtgaaATACATCAAGGAGATGATCAGGGAGAATCCAtctccagagaaatccatcaatctgttccactgtctgaatgaactgaatgatcatTCTCTAGTGCAGGAAGTACAAACTTACCTGAACAGAGGAGGTGACAGTCGTCTCAGTGACACCAGACTCTCTCCTGCTCAGTGGtcagctctggtgtttgtgttactgacctCAGAACAGGAGCTGGATGCGTTTAATTTGAGTAAATATGATGAATCAGATGAAGGTCTTCTGAAGCTGCTGCCAGTGGTCAAAGCCTCCAGAGAAGCTgt tctgtttcagtgtaatctgacagaggaaagctgtagagttctgtcctcagttctcagctcaaactccaccagtctgagagaactggacctggGTAACAATAAACtgctgcaggattcaggagtggagctgctctctgatggactgaagaatccatactgtacactggagaaactgag gatGTGTGACTGTAGTATTACAGATgaaggttgtgctgctctggcttcagctctgaggacaaactcctcatcacacctgagagaactgaattTGTACGATAATAATccaggagaatcaggagtgaagctgctctctgatctacttgaaggatccacactgtaa